The DNA window CATCTCCTATTGTAACGAATAGTGATTTGAGGCACAAAAATGGTGATCTTTGAAGTATGCCATACACTATCAGCGGAGACGCGTATAAAGAAATTGCAGCCAGGAGGTTTTCAGCCGGCCGTTCATTTGGCCGCTTCGAAAACGGTGCCTTTGACATTCCGTTTGTCCGGCACCAGGTACAGCATCAGTTTAACCAGGACTTTGATATCATACAGTTCAGGGCGGATTTTCTCCGGGACATCACCGTACATCATGTACAGGATGTCCCGCATATAAGTCTTCACTTCCAGCTGAAAGGCAGCTCCTGCGCAGATTTCCAGGGATTATCCGGGAGCCAGCCACTCACAGCCGGACAGTATAATCTGTATGGTTCCACAGACTTTCATTCCAATCTGCATTTCAAAGCTCAACAGGATTTTGAATACCTGGCCATTACTTTCCGCTCCTCCTTTCTTCAGGCCATACTGGAGGAACTTCAGCATCCGCCCAGGGATATTGCAGCACATCTGACAAGCGGAGCTACATTTACGGTATCTGAAAAAGCATTACCGCTGACTCCGGAAATCCAGCAGGCACTGCGTTCGCTGTTACATAGTCCGATGGCCGACAACCTGCTGCCTGCCTATCGGCGCAACAAAGTAGCTGAAATCATACTGCTGACCTTTGCATCCCTTGATACAAACCGATCGGTCAAAATGGCCTACCAGCAAGAGATGAAAGCGGTATATCATTTCATTCTGGAGCATTTTATGGATATCCAAAGTCTGGCCGATGTAGCCCGTCATTCCACCCTGACTGAACATCAGATCAAACAGCAACTTCGGTTGCAATATGGCACCAGTCTGTATGAGCTGATACAGGAACGGAAGATGAGCCATGCCCTGCACCTCCTACAGGAAACAGATATGCATGTAAACGAGATAGCATGGCTAATGGGATATGCCAACGCCAGCAATTTTATTCAT is part of the Chitinophaga flava genome and encodes:
- a CDS encoding helix-turn-helix transcriptional regulator; the encoded protein is MPYTISGDAYKEIAARRFSAGRSFGRFENGAFDIPFVRHQVQHQFNQDFDIIQFRADFLRDITVHHVQDVPHISLHFQLKGSSCADFQGLSGSQPLTAGQYNLYGSTDFHSNLHFKAQQDFEYLAITFRSSFLQAILEELQHPPRDIAAHLTSGATFTVSEKALPLTPEIQQALRSLLHSPMADNLLPAYRRNKVAEIILLTFASLDTNRSVKMAYQQEMKAVYHFILEHFMDIQSLADVARHSTLTEHQIKQQLRLQYGTSLYELIQERKMSHALHLLQETDMHVNEIAWLMGYANASNFIHAFKRQYQQTPGQIKR